Proteins encoded within one genomic window of Saccharopolyspora pogona:
- a CDS encoding ATP-dependent DNA ligase, with protein sequence MVLLADLVATSREVSATRSRKAKTAAIAGLLARLDAEEVRPATALLAGELPGGRAGVGWSTLAALDVEPAPEPALTIIDVESAIDAVRLIRGAGSGQRRAEALTGMLGKATGGEQEFLVRLFGGELRQGALEGVMVEAIAAAGKVPTEAVRRAFMLSGRLPATAEAALRGGEPALAEFRLEVGRPVRPMLASPAESLGTALDELGEVSVEYKLDGARIQVHRDGDEVRVYTRTLREITRNVPELVELVRGLNCRAVVLDGETLALDDTGRPRPFQETMGRFGAQNSRDLLLHPYFFDCLHVDGEDLLDRPLQHRLDALERVAPQHRIPAVLSPSAERAAELFDEALDAGHEGVMVKALDSVYAAGRRGRSWRKVKPEHTLDLVVLAAEWGHGRRRGYLSNLHLGARDPDGGPPIMVGKTFKGLTDELLAWQTAEFQRRQTHRDDWTVHVVPELVVEIELDGVQTSTRYPGGVALRFARVLRYRPDKDAASADSIEAVRAMLPGG encoded by the coding sequence ATGGTGCTGCTCGCGGATTTGGTGGCGACCTCGCGAGAGGTCTCGGCGACGCGTTCCCGCAAGGCGAAGACCGCGGCGATCGCCGGGCTGCTCGCGCGGCTCGACGCCGAGGAGGTCCGCCCGGCGACGGCGCTGCTGGCCGGTGAGCTGCCCGGCGGCCGGGCCGGGGTGGGCTGGTCGACGCTGGCCGCGCTGGACGTCGAACCCGCACCCGAGCCCGCACTGACGATCATCGATGTCGAATCGGCGATCGACGCGGTGCGGCTGATCAGGGGCGCCGGTTCGGGACAGCGCCGGGCCGAGGCGTTGACCGGCATGCTCGGCAAGGCGACCGGCGGCGAGCAGGAGTTCCTGGTGCGGCTCTTCGGCGGCGAACTCCGGCAGGGCGCGCTGGAAGGCGTCATGGTCGAAGCCATCGCCGCAGCGGGCAAGGTCCCGACCGAGGCCGTGCGGCGGGCTTTCATGCTCTCCGGCCGGCTGCCCGCGACCGCCGAGGCCGCGCTGCGCGGCGGTGAACCGGCGCTCGCCGAATTCCGCCTGGAGGTGGGGCGGCCCGTCCGTCCGATGCTGGCTTCGCCCGCCGAATCCCTGGGCACGGCGCTCGACGAACTCGGCGAAGTCAGCGTCGAGTACAAATTGGACGGTGCGCGCATCCAGGTGCACCGCGACGGCGACGAGGTACGCGTCTACACCCGCACGCTCCGCGAGATCACCCGCAACGTGCCGGAACTCGTCGAGCTGGTGCGAGGCCTGAACTGCCGGGCGGTGGTGCTGGACGGCGAGACGCTCGCGCTCGACGACACCGGGCGCCCGCGGCCGTTCCAGGAGACCATGGGCCGGTTCGGCGCCCAGAACTCGCGCGATCTCCTGCTGCACCCTTACTTCTTCGACTGCCTGCACGTCGACGGCGAAGACCTGCTAGACCGGCCGCTGCAGCACCGCCTCGACGCGCTTGAAAGAGTCGCACCGCAGCACCGGATTCCGGCGGTCCTGTCGCCGTCGGCGGAACGCGCGGCGGAACTGTTCGACGAAGCGCTGGACGCCGGGCACGAAGGCGTCATGGTCAAGGCGCTGGACTCGGTGTACGCGGCGGGGCGGCGCGGCCGGTCCTGGCGGAAGGTCAAGCCCGAGCACACCCTCGACCTGGTCGTGCTCGCCGCCGAGTGGGGCCACGGCCGCCGTCGCGGGTACCTGTCGAACCTCCACCTGGGCGCGCGAGACCCCGACGGCGGCCCGCCGATCATGGTCGGCAAGACGTTCAAGGGCCTCACCGACGAGCTGCTGGCCTGGCAGACCGCGGAGTTCCAGCGCCGCCAGACCCACCGCGACGACTGGACCGTTCACGTCGTGCCCGAACTCGTCGTGGAGATCGAACTGGACGGCGTGCAGACCAGCACCCGCTACCCCGGCGGCGTCGCGCTGCGCTTCGCCCGCGTGCTGCGCTACCGGCCCGACAAGGACGCCGCGTCGGCCGACAGCATCGAGGCGGTTCGCGCCATGCTGCCGGGCGGGTGA
- a CDS encoding DUF4288 domain-containing protein: MSGNDFDAIGSINIGPGTIDPREYQADTGAVELDYYVAILVLEATSDAADHKPLYEESFVLLKAESEEEAKEKAAEHGKQQETSYQNENHELITWKLKQTIEVKPLEDATFDDGTELYSRFFRNYQAYSSFEPLTEEEA; this comes from the coding sequence ATGAGCGGCAACGACTTCGACGCGATCGGCTCGATCAACATCGGACCGGGCACCATCGACCCGCGCGAGTACCAGGCGGACACGGGCGCCGTCGAGCTGGACTACTACGTCGCAATCCTGGTCCTGGAGGCCACTTCGGACGCGGCCGACCACAAGCCGCTCTACGAAGAATCCTTCGTGCTGCTCAAGGCGGAATCCGAAGAAGAGGCGAAGGAGAAGGCGGCCGAGCACGGCAAGCAGCAGGAAACCAGCTACCAGAACGAGAACCACGAACTGATCACCTGGAAGCTGAAGCAGACGATCGAGGTGAAACCCCTCGAAGACGCCACCTTCGACGACGGCACGGAACTCTACAGCCGATTCTTCCGCAATTACCAGGCCTACAGCTCCTTCGAACCCCTAACGGAAGAAGAAGCCTGA
- a CDS encoding GuaB1 family IMP dehydrogenase-related protein, translating to MQFLNGQQPSTDLTYDDVFLAPRRSGVESRFDVDLATSDGTGATLPIVVANMTAVAGRRMAETVARRGGLVVLPQDVDPSAVAEIASWIKARHPVWDTPLVLHVDDAVADALNLLPKRAHGAVVVVDDDNRPLGVVDEAACTGVDRFARVGEVADRHPVVLPLETKPREVFEQLDQHARNVAIAIDADGRLAGIMTSRGALRAEIYTPALDDAGRLRVAAAVGVNGDVAAKASALLEAGVDTLVVDTAHGHQEKMIAALGAVRSASPSVPVVAGNVVTAEGVRDLVEAGADVIKVGVGPGAMCTTRMMTGVGRPQFSAVAECAAEARKLGKHVWADGGVRHPRDVALALAAGAASVMVGSWFAGTYESPGDLQRDEHGRAYKESFGMASKRAVSARTRTDSAFDQARKALFEEGISSSRMRLDPQRPSVEDLLDQITSGLRSSCTYAGARSLEEFYERAVVGIQSAAGFAEGRPLPTGW from the coding sequence GTGCAGTTCTTGAACGGGCAGCAGCCCTCCACCGATCTGACCTACGACGACGTCTTCCTGGCGCCTCGGCGCTCCGGCGTCGAGTCCCGTTTCGACGTGGACCTGGCCACCAGCGACGGCACCGGGGCGACCCTGCCGATCGTGGTCGCCAACATGACCGCCGTGGCCGGCCGCCGGATGGCCGAGACCGTCGCCAGGCGCGGCGGCTTGGTCGTTCTGCCGCAGGACGTCGATCCCAGCGCGGTCGCCGAGATCGCCTCCTGGATCAAGGCGCGGCACCCCGTGTGGGACACCCCGCTGGTGTTGCACGTCGATGACGCCGTCGCCGACGCCCTCAACCTCCTGCCCAAGCGCGCCCACGGCGCCGTTGTCGTCGTCGACGACGACAACCGGCCGCTCGGCGTGGTCGACGAGGCGGCTTGCACCGGGGTCGACCGGTTCGCGCGCGTCGGGGAGGTCGCCGACCGGCACCCGGTCGTGCTGCCGCTGGAGACCAAGCCCCGCGAGGTGTTCGAGCAGCTGGACCAGCACGCCCGCAACGTGGCGATCGCCATCGACGCCGACGGCCGCCTGGCCGGGATCATGACCAGCCGCGGCGCGCTGCGCGCCGAGATCTACACCCCGGCGCTGGACGACGCCGGCCGACTGCGGGTGGCCGCGGCGGTCGGGGTCAACGGCGATGTCGCGGCCAAGGCGTCCGCGCTGCTGGAGGCCGGGGTCGACACGCTGGTCGTGGACACCGCGCACGGCCACCAGGAGAAGATGATCGCCGCGCTGGGCGCGGTCCGGTCGGCGAGCCCGAGCGTTCCGGTGGTGGCCGGGAACGTGGTGACCGCCGAGGGCGTGCGCGACCTCGTCGAGGCGGGCGCCGACGTGATCAAGGTCGGTGTCGGGCCGGGCGCGATGTGCACGACGCGGATGATGACCGGTGTCGGCCGGCCGCAGTTCTCCGCGGTCGCCGAATGCGCCGCGGAGGCGCGCAAGCTCGGCAAGCACGTCTGGGCCGACGGCGGTGTCCGGCACCCGCGTGACGTGGCGCTGGCGCTGGCCGCCGGTGCGGCGTCGGTGATGGTCGGCTCGTGGTTCGCGGGCACCTACGAGTCGCCCGGTGACCTGCAGCGCGACGAGCACGGCCGGGCCTACAAGGAGTCCTTCGGCATGGCGTCCAAGCGCGCCGTGTCCGCCCGGACCCGCACCGACAGCGCGTTCGACCAGGCCCGCAAGGCGCTGTTCGAGGAGGGGATCTCCAGCTCCCGGATGCGTCTGGACCCGCAGCGGCCGAGCGTCGAGGACCTGCTGGACCAGATCACGTCCGGTCTGCGCTCGTCCTGCACCTACGCCGGCGCCCGCAGCCTGGAGGAGTTCTACGAGCGCGCCGTGGTCGGCATCCAGTCCGCGGCCGGCTTTGCCGAGGGCCGCCCGCTGCCCACCGGCTGGTGA